From Halobacillus sp. Marseille-Q1614, the proteins below share one genomic window:
- a CDS encoding PucR family transcriptional regulator, with amino-acid sequence MSRQHLTIEMILSMPCFHRASLIAGRKGTTQPVLWAHILEVNDISALINGGELILTTGIGWKDDPQSAINLLRQLIENKASGLCIELFSHTTELPDQVIRIADEHNFPLIVFYEQVRFIDITKDIYDTIYYPEQNFNSSQQLIQFWNTEKLSEHAWASLSLEDNLPGYFVLVLGNINNEQLYMKEDELRWISSPLHSVPATFFMFVDRYKDTKTLKKRILNKIRAQVPSEATILFGTPFHTYEELNQSLTSLKKTKTIANYHLSKNNLAYEDLHIEKILLPIIQSGQIQPLVDEYLGDLIMHDQLHNTELILTLGVYLKCSLNKKMAADHLFIVRQTLYHRLSKIEELLGKDYLEGERKIVLEILLSWMLNDDGSDYKKIALFL; translated from the coding sequence GTGTCACGCCAACATTTAACTATTGAAATGATCCTCTCCATGCCATGTTTTCATAGGGCGAGTCTTATTGCCGGAAGAAAAGGGACAACCCAACCTGTCTTATGGGCACACATCCTAGAAGTTAATGATATATCAGCGCTGATCAATGGTGGTGAACTCATTCTCACCACGGGGATCGGCTGGAAAGATGATCCTCAATCAGCCATTAATTTACTTCGCCAATTAATAGAAAATAAAGCTTCTGGATTATGTATCGAGCTTTTTTCTCATACCACTGAACTGCCCGACCAAGTAATCAGGATAGCTGATGAACACAACTTTCCGTTGATTGTTTTTTATGAACAGGTCAGATTTATTGATATCACCAAAGACATCTATGACACCATTTATTATCCCGAACAAAATTTCAACAGTTCTCAGCAGCTCATACAATTTTGGAATACAGAAAAGCTGTCAGAACATGCATGGGCGTCCTTGTCTTTGGAAGATAATTTGCCTGGCTACTTCGTCCTTGTATTAGGAAATATTAATAATGAACAGCTTTATATGAAGGAAGATGAGTTGAGATGGATCTCCAGCCCTCTTCATTCTGTTCCTGCCACGTTTTTTATGTTCGTAGACCGCTATAAAGACACCAAAACTCTAAAAAAAAGAATACTGAATAAAATCCGTGCTCAAGTGCCCTCTGAGGCCACTATTCTTTTTGGAACACCTTTTCATACATATGAAGAATTAAACCAGTCACTGACAAGCCTAAAGAAGACAAAAACGATCGCCAATTATCATCTCTCAAAAAACAACCTTGCCTATGAAGATCTTCATATTGAAAAAATTCTTCTTCCGATCATCCAGAGCGGTCAAATACAACCACTGGTGGATGAGTATCTTGGCGACTTGATCATGCACGACCAACTCCATAATACTGAACTGATACTTACACTCGGCGTTTACTTAAAGTGCAGCTTAAATAAAAAAATGGCGGCAGACCATCTATTTATTGTAAGACAGACGCTCTACCACCGTTTAAGTAAGATTGAGGAGCTGCTTGGCAAAGATTATCTGGAAGGGGAACGAAAAATCGTTTTGGAAATTCTGCTGAGCTGGATGCTTAATGATGATGGATCTGATTATAAGAAGATAGCCTTGTTCCTCTAA